In the Geobacter sp. FeAm09 genome, one interval contains:
- a CDS encoding DUF2155 domain-containing protein, whose protein sequence is MKIDAAGSHVVKKEATVVVPDAVKSSWKAVRIAVIDKANIKETVYTIPIGSSVSIPAFSLDIAVEAFLPAFIMEGSVMTTSSNDLKNPGAKVTITEKGNIIFKGWLFARFPTNTFMHPNYGFTLVDAVPAK, encoded by the coding sequence GTGAAGATCGATGCCGCCGGGTCGCATGTCGTCAAGAAGGAAGCGACGGTTGTTGTCCCCGATGCCGTGAAAAGCTCGTGGAAGGCGGTGCGGATCGCCGTCATAGACAAGGCCAACATCAAGGAAACCGTCTATACCATTCCCATCGGCAGTTCCGTTTCCATCCCCGCATTCTCGCTGGATATTGCAGTTGAGGCCTTCCTCCCCGCCTTCATCATGGAGGGGTCCGTCATGACCACCTCCTCAAACGACCTGAAAAACCCCGGCGCAAAAGTCACGATAACCGAAAAAGGAAACATCATCTTCAAGGGGTGGCTCTTTGCGCGGTTCCCGACGAACACGTTCATGCATCCGAACTATGGCTTTACCCTTGTGGATGCGGTTCCTGCCAAATAA
- a CDS encoding peptide chain release factor-like protein: MSAYAVSEEKNRWLIRKMAELGVTEEDLEETFVRSSGNGGQHVNKTSTCVQLRHKPSGIMVSASRERSQSVNRFLARRELLERLEALGGGQTAEMKRIEKLRKQKDRRRRRTATKVVS, translated from the coding sequence ATGTCCGCCTATGCCGTAAGCGAGGAGAAGAACCGCTGGCTCATCCGCAAGATGGCCGAGTTGGGGGTGACGGAGGAGGACCTGGAGGAGACCTTTGTCCGCTCGTCGGGCAACGGCGGCCAGCATGTCAACAAAACCTCCACCTGCGTCCAGTTGCGCCACAAGCCCAGCGGCATCATGGTCAGCGCTTCCCGGGAGCGGAGCCAGTCGGTAAACCGCTTCCTGGCGCGGCGCGAGCTTCTGGAGCGGCTTGAAGCGCTGGGCGGCGGGCAGACGGCCGAGATGAAACGGATTGAAAAACTACGCAAGCAGAAAGACCGGCGCCGCAGACGGACCGCCACAAAGGTTGTCTCATGA
- a CDS encoding roadblock/LC7 domain-containing protein, producing the protein MSTPQMVMYDEEFQEINEVIGRLLKEANAKVIFLVDKNGQLISGVGETERFDTTSLASLTAGNIAATGGLAKLIGEKEFSILFHEGEKDNLHISIVGGRVILVVLFDSRSSLGLVRLRVKKSSEELSAIFDKLLKKAEDKERRGVSDFPFAEITDDDIDSLFS; encoded by the coding sequence ATGTCCACTCCGCAGATGGTCATGTACGACGAAGAGTTTCAGGAGATCAACGAGGTTATCGGCAGGCTCCTGAAAGAGGCGAATGCCAAGGTTATCTTTCTGGTGGACAAGAACGGCCAGCTCATCTCCGGCGTGGGTGAGACCGAGCGTTTCGACACGACATCACTGGCCTCGCTCACCGCCGGCAACATCGCCGCAACGGGCGGCCTCGCCAAGCTTATCGGTGAAAAGGAATTCTCGATCCTCTTTCATGAGGGCGAAAAGGATAATCTGCACATATCGATCGTCGGCGGCAGGGTCATTCTGGTGGTGTTGTTCGACAGCCGCTCCTCTCTCGGGCTGGTGCGCCTGCGGGTCAAAAAATCTTCGGAGGAGCTTTCGGCTATTTTCGATAAATTGCTCAAAAAAGCAGAAGATAAGGAAAGACGCGGGGTTTCTGATTTTCCCTTTGCCGAGATTACTGATGATGATATTGATAGCCTGTTCAGCTAG
- a CDS encoding NUDIX hydrolase: MNCDSREIVFNGLVYDIEQMQVEIGSHGSHTFQIIRHPGGAGVLPVHADGSVSLIRQLRPAVGAVLLEIPAGRLGPGEAPLVCAGRELREETGMLADALLPLGMIHSSPGVFDEVIHLYAATGISQGEAEPEDDEDIEVIRLPFAEALAMAAEGRISDAKTIVALFRWEQRCTTQAT; encoded by the coding sequence ATGAACTGCGACAGCCGAGAGATCGTCTTCAACGGTCTGGTATACGATATTGAACAGATGCAGGTGGAAATCGGTTCCCACGGCAGCCATACCTTCCAGATTATCCGCCATCCCGGCGGCGCCGGGGTGCTGCCGGTGCACGCAGACGGGAGCGTATCGCTGATCCGGCAGTTGCGCCCGGCGGTCGGCGCCGTTCTCCTGGAGATTCCCGCCGGCCGCCTCGGCCCGGGGGAGGCGCCCCTCGTCTGCGCCGGCCGCGAACTGCGGGAAGAGACCGGGATGCTGGCCGATGCGTTGCTTCCGCTCGGAATGATCCATTCGTCGCCCGGCGTTTTCGATGAGGTCATCCACCTCTATGCGGCTACCGGCATCTCCCAGGGGGAGGCGGAACCGGAAGACGACGAGGACATCGAGGTCATCCGCCTGCCGTTTGCCGAAGCCCTCGCCATGGCTGCCGAAGGGCGCATCAGCGACGCCAAAACCATAGTGGCCCTTTTCAGATGGGAACAGAGATGCACGACGCAAGCTACGTGA
- a CDS encoding radical SAM/SPASM domain-containing protein → MREEFVPKWIAWETTQKCNLRCVHCRCSSDMTSSEGDFTTDEGKKLLSEIADFSKPVVVLSGGEPLLRPDIFELAEFGTSLGLRMCMASNGALVTDEICQKMKKADIKMVSLSLDGSTPEMHDNFRQCPGSFDGVVRAAEIFRRNGQKFLINSSFTKRNQHDIAATFKLAKSLGATAWYMFMIVPTGRGEEIMNELISKEDYEEILDWHYQQEKNEDDILMRPTCAPHYYRIVPQKAKEEGLKFERRSLTFSTGGGKGCIAAQTICLIDCFGNVKPCSYFHRVAGNVKQTPFREIWQNSEIFRDLRNFKAYKGKCGQCEYINVCGGCRARADAVHGDYMEEEPFCNYVPIRVQRAEEK, encoded by the coding sequence ATGCGCGAGGAATTCGTACCCAAATGGATCGCCTGGGAAACCACACAGAAATGCAACCTGCGCTGTGTGCATTGCCGCTGTTCTTCGGACATGACCTCATCGGAAGGCGACTTCACGACGGACGAGGGGAAAAAGCTGCTGTCCGAAATTGCCGATTTCTCCAAACCGGTCGTCGTGCTTTCCGGAGGCGAGCCGCTCCTGCGGCCGGATATTTTCGAGCTGGCAGAGTTCGGGACCTCCCTGGGCCTGCGCATGTGCATGGCCAGCAACGGCGCCCTGGTGACCGACGAGATCTGCCAGAAGATGAAAAAGGCCGACATCAAGATGGTGTCGCTTTCCCTGGACGGCTCGACCCCGGAGATGCACGACAACTTTCGCCAGTGCCCCGGCTCGTTCGACGGGGTGGTGCGCGCGGCCGAGATCTTCCGCCGCAACGGCCAGAAATTCTTGATCAACTCATCCTTCACCAAGCGCAACCAGCACGACATTGCCGCTACGTTCAAGCTGGCCAAATCGCTGGGGGCGACCGCCTGGTACATGTTCATGATCGTCCCCACCGGCCGGGGCGAAGAGATCATGAACGAACTGATCTCCAAGGAGGATTACGAGGAGATCCTGGACTGGCACTATCAGCAGGAGAAGAACGAGGACGACATCCTCATGCGCCCCACCTGCGCCCCCCACTACTACCGGATCGTCCCCCAGAAGGCCAAGGAGGAGGGGCTCAAGTTCGAGCGGCGCTCCCTGACCTTTTCCACCGGCGGCGGCAAGGGGTGCATCGCCGCCCAGACCATCTGCCTGATCGACTGCTTCGGCAACGTCAAGCCCTGCTCCTACTTCCACCGCGTCGCCGGAAACGTCAAGCAGACCCCGTTCCGCGAGATCTGGCAGAATTCCGAGATCTTCCGGGACCTCCGCAATTTCAAAGCCTACAAGGGCAAATGCGGGCAATGCGAATACATTAATGTCTGCGGGGGGTGCCGGGCCAGGGCCGATGCAGTGCATGGCGACTACATGGAGGAAGAGCCTTTCTGCAACTACGTGCCCATCCGGGTTCAGCGGGCCGAAGAGAAATAA
- a CDS encoding ATP/GTP-binding protein has product MSFINYASREINCKIVYYGPGLCGKTTNLQYIYQKTAPDAKGKMISLATETERTLFFDFLPLALGEIRGFKTRFHLYTVPGQVFYDASRKLILKGVDGVVFVADSQEERMDANVESLDNLRGNLKEQGYDLDKLPYVVQYNKRDLDNIVTIEELRRDINPTNVPEFNACATTGEGVFETLKAVAKLILIDLKKGK; this is encoded by the coding sequence ATGTCCTTTATCAACTATGCATCCCGCGAGATCAACTGCAAGATCGTCTATTATGGCCCGGGTTTATGCGGCAAGACCACGAATCTTCAGTATATTTATCAAAAAACCGCTCCGGACGCCAAGGGCAAGATGATCAGCCTGGCAACCGAAACGGAGCGGACGCTCTTCTTCGATTTTCTCCCGTTGGCGCTGGGAGAGATACGGGGGTTCAAAACCCGTTTCCATCTCTACACCGTTCCGGGGCAGGTTTTCTATGATGCATCGCGCAAGCTGATCCTGAAAGGGGTGGACGGCGTTGTTTTTGTGGCCGACTCCCAGGAAGAGCGCATGGATGCCAATGTGGAATCCCTGGATAACCTGCGGGGCAATCTCAAGGAACAGGGGTATGACCTTGACAAGCTCCCCTATGTTGTCCAGTACAATAAGCGCGACCTGGACAATATCGTGACCATTGAGGAGTTGCGGCGCGACATCAATCCGACGAATGTCCCTGAATTCAATGCGTGCGCCACAACCGGCGAAGGGGTGTTCGAGACCCTCAAGGCGGTGGCCAAGCTGATCCTTATCGATCTGAAAAAGGGCAAGTAA
- a CDS encoding EAL and HDOD domain-containing protein: MHDASYVIGRQPILDRNEEVVAYELLFRSARAYNAATVTNATRATASVIINALSGFGLERILGSHKGFINMELDLLLSDSLGILPRDRVVLELLESLEVTPELVERCRVLKQEGFQLALDDHEFDPAYEALYGIVDIVKVDLLQTPSPRLAGMVEKFRPYPVKLLAEKVETREEFRLCRDLGFEYFQGFYFAKPSVMEKKRIDASGVTLLKLMDLLMKDAELAMIEQAFRESPGLTYKLLLLVNSVSLGLRDKIQNIRHAVALLGRQQIKRWVQLALFVSDTGSGPENPLVELAAVRAAFMEQLAGRHPALKGDRDAGEQAFLAGILSLLGSLYDVSIDEILANISLSEAVREALTSRSGALGQLLKLSEQLEDLDFSLDTDWLDGIGLTQEDILEAQVKAYGWRSGML, translated from the coding sequence ATGCACGACGCAAGCTACGTGATCGGCAGACAGCCGATCCTCGACCGCAATGAAGAGGTTGTCGCCTACGAGTTGCTGTTCCGTTCGGCGCGGGCGTATAACGCGGCAACCGTCACGAACGCCACCCGGGCCACCGCCAGCGTGATCATCAATGCCCTGTCCGGCTTCGGGCTGGAGAGGATACTGGGGAGCCACAAGGGGTTCATCAATATGGAGCTGGACCTGTTGCTGAGCGACTCCCTCGGCATCCTGCCCCGGGACCGGGTGGTGCTGGAACTCCTGGAGAGCCTCGAGGTCACCCCCGAATTGGTGGAGCGGTGCCGGGTGCTGAAACAGGAAGGGTTCCAGCTTGCCCTGGACGACCACGAGTTCGACCCGGCCTATGAGGCGTTGTACGGTATCGTGGACATCGTCAAGGTGGATCTCCTGCAGACGCCATCCCCGCGTCTGGCCGGGATGGTCGAGAAGTTCCGTCCCTATCCGGTCAAGCTGCTGGCCGAAAAAGTGGAGACGCGGGAAGAATTCCGCCTCTGCCGCGATCTCGGGTTCGAATACTTCCAGGGGTTCTATTTCGCCAAGCCGTCGGTGATGGAGAAGAAGCGCATCGACGCGTCCGGCGTCACGCTCCTGAAATTGATGGACCTTTTGATGAAGGACGCGGAGCTGGCGATGATCGAGCAGGCATTTCGGGAGAGTCCCGGCCTGACCTACAAGCTGCTCCTCCTGGTCAATTCCGTTTCCCTGGGACTGCGGGACAAGATCCAGAACATCCGCCATGCCGTGGCGCTTCTGGGGCGCCAGCAGATCAAGCGCTGGGTGCAGTTGGCCCTGTTCGTCTCGGACACCGGCAGCGGTCCGGAGAACCCATTGGTGGAGCTTGCCGCGGTACGGGCCGCCTTCATGGAGCAGTTGGCCGGCCGGCATCCCGCCCTGAAGGGGGACCGGGATGCCGGCGAGCAGGCCTTCCTGGCCGGTATCCTCTCGCTTTTGGGAAGCCTCTACGACGTCTCCATCGACGAGATCCTTGCCAACATCAGCCTCTCCGAAGCGGTCCGTGAGGCTTTAACCTCCCGGAGCGGGGCGCTGGGCCAGCTTTTAAAGCTCTCGGAACAGTTGGAGGACCTGGACTTCAGTCTGGATACGGATTGGCTCGACGGGATCGGCCTTACCCAGGAGGATATACTGGAAGCCCAGGTCAAGGCCTACGGCTGGCGCAGCGGGATGCTCTGA
- the rnhA gene encoding ribonuclease HI translates to MPAKRETSHEPSREVVEIFCDGACSGNPGPGGYGAILRCQGRTKEISGGETPTTNNRMELTAAIAALRQLTRPCRVILTTDSQYLVKGMTEWIAGWQRKGWQNSKKEPVVNRDLWEALLELAQRHSIEWRWVRGHNGHSENERCDTLAREAIDTQARG, encoded by the coding sequence ATGCCGGCGAAGCGTGAAACCAGCCATGAACCGTCGCGCGAGGTGGTGGAGATCTTTTGCGATGGTGCCTGCAGCGGCAATCCGGGTCCCGGGGGCTATGGCGCGATCCTGCGCTGCCAGGGGCGCACGAAAGAGATCTCGGGCGGAGAGACCCCCACCACCAACAACCGCATGGAACTGACCGCCGCCATTGCGGCGCTGCGCCAACTGACCCGCCCCTGCCGGGTGATTCTGACGACCGACTCCCAATACCTGGTAAAGGGCATGACCGAGTGGATCGCGGGGTGGCAACGGAAGGGATGGCAGAACAGCAAGAAGGAACCGGTCGTCAACCGCGATCTGTGGGAGGCGCTGTTGGAGCTTGCCCAGCGGCATTCCATAGAGTGGCGCTGGGTCCGGGGCCACAACGGCCACAGCGAGAACGAGCGTTGCGACACGCTGGCCCGGGAAGCCATCGATACCCAGGCCCGGGGATGA
- a CDS encoding MBL fold metallo-hydrolase, which yields MAFTQYNSSSGSTQPRSSLSLDNDLKRPVPVTKGGRLEQARIMWDFFFNKPTDTRPTGKIPVQGLTRAQLLAAPNNTVYRLGHSTVLMKLHDAFWITDPMFSGRASPVSWAGPQRFHPPPISIDELPPIKGVIISHDHYDHLDHDSIMQLAGKVEYFLTPLGVGDILVGWGVPPAKVRCLDWWQAAEIDGIRLVATPAQHFSGRGLFDKNTTQWASWVIIAADVRVFFSGDSGYFGGFKEIGGKYGPFDMTLLEAGAYNENWPGVHVTPEESIQAHIDLHGRNLVPIHNGTFDLSMHSWREPFDRIVALGRARHIPVITPVMGAPVNIHDTAAVGHWWENPDRFKEAERVQVKGQPAAERL from the coding sequence ATGGCATTCACCCAGTACAATAGCAGCAGCGGTTCGACCCAGCCCCGGTCGTCTCTGTCGCTTGACAATGACCTGAAACGTCCGGTGCCGGTGACGAAGGGCGGGCGGCTCGAACAGGCCCGCATCATGTGGGATTTCTTTTTCAACAAGCCCACAGACACGCGCCCCACCGGGAAAATCCCGGTGCAGGGCTTGACCAGGGCGCAGTTGCTGGCAGCCCCGAACAACACGGTGTATCGCCTTGGGCACTCAACCGTCCTGATGAAGCTGCACGATGCCTTCTGGATCACCGATCCGATGTTCTCCGGCCGGGCCTCCCCGGTGTCATGGGCGGGGCCGCAACGGTTTCACCCGCCACCCATCAGCATCGACGAACTGCCCCCCATCAAGGGGGTGATCATCTCCCACGACCATTACGACCACCTGGACCATGATTCCATCATGCAGCTGGCGGGCAAGGTCGAATATTTTCTGACCCCGCTCGGGGTAGGCGACATTCTTGTGGGATGGGGTGTGCCGCCGGCAAAGGTACGCTGCCTGGACTGGTGGCAGGCAGCCGAAATCGACGGTATCCGTCTGGTGGCCACACCTGCGCAACACTTCTCCGGTCGCGGGCTGTTCGACAAGAACACCACCCAATGGGCTTCATGGGTGATCATTGCCGCCGACGTGCGCGTATTCTTCAGCGGAGACTCCGGCTACTTTGGCGGATTCAAGGAAATCGGCGGAAAATACGGTCCGTTCGATATGACCTTGCTGGAGGCCGGTGCTTATAACGAGAACTGGCCGGGAGTCCACGTGACCCCAGAGGAGAGCATTCAGGCACATATCGACCTGCACGGCAGGAACCTGGTTCCTATTCACAACGGCACGTTTGACCTCTCCATGCACTCCTGGCGGGAACCGTTCGACAGGATCGTCGCCTTGGGCCGCGCTCGGCATATTCCGGTCATAACTCCTGTGATGGGTGCACCGGTGAATATCCACGACACTGCGGCTGTCGGGCACTGGTGGGAAAATCCGGACAGGTTCAAGGAAGCGGAGAGGGTGCAGGTCAAGGGGCAACCGGCTGCCGAGCGACTTTGA
- a CDS encoding flavodoxin has protein sequence MKNGTKSLIAYYSRAGENYVGGDIVNLPVGNTEVAAHMIRKWTGGDLFRIDTVRHYPEDYYGTTEVAKQELRRDARPELSGHVGDMSDYGVLYLGYPNWWGTMPMAVYSFLEEYDFSGTIIIPFCTHEGSGMGRSESDIRNLCPAATVLKGLPIKGGSVRKAENDIAAWLRKSGTIE, from the coding sequence ATGAAGAACGGAACAAAAAGCCTTATCGCCTACTATTCCCGGGCGGGGGAAAATTATGTCGGCGGCGACATCGTGAATCTGCCGGTCGGAAACACCGAAGTGGCCGCACACATGATCCGGAAATGGACCGGCGGCGATCTGTTCAGAATAGATACGGTGCGGCACTATCCCGAGGATTATTACGGGACGACAGAGGTGGCAAAGCAGGAACTCCGCCGAGATGCCAGGCCGGAACTCTCAGGGCATGTCGGCGATATGTCCGATTACGGCGTTCTTTATCTCGGCTACCCCAACTGGTGGGGGACGATGCCGATGGCGGTCTATTCGTTTCTTGAAGAGTACGACTTCTCCGGTACGATCATTATTCCCTTCTGCACTCACGAAGGCAGCGGGATGGGGCGCAGCGAGAGCGATATCCGGAACCTTTGCCCCGCTGCCACGGTACTGAAAGGGCTTCCCATCAAAGGCGGAAGCGTTCGGAAGGCAGAAAACGATATTGCGGCATGGCTCAGAAAATCCGGAACAATCGAGTGA
- a CDS encoding HNH endonuclease, whose product MDSFIIEVSEQDIKRERDKSRELRRSRWWQNRLALGRCHWCGGVFPPDELTMDHIIPLARGGKGSRNNVVPACKECNSRKKYLLPMEWDDYVRQFEKQEQ is encoded by the coding sequence CTGGACAGCTTCATTATCGAAGTCAGCGAACAGGACATCAAACGGGAACGGGACAAGTCCCGGGAGTTGCGCAGAAGCCGCTGGTGGCAGAACCGCCTCGCCCTGGGGCGCTGCCACTGGTGCGGCGGCGTGTTTCCCCCCGATGAACTGACCATGGACCATATCATCCCCCTGGCCCGGGGGGGGAAGGGCTCACGCAACAACGTGGTGCCGGCCTGCAAGGAGTGCAACAGCCGGAAGAAGTACCTGCTCCCCATGGAGTGGGATGATTACGTGAGACAGTTCGAAAAGCAGGAGCAGTGA
- a CDS encoding endonuclease MutS2, with product MITPETLKRLEFDKILTEIAAQAHSDATREQVMATAPLDDPEQIRLAAGRIHEVRNLLSLGIALRLADFEDIRPLLEAVRPAGAFLAPQDLLLFIPVLSAFGDISRQLAPRGDCPRLASLAPPLRPFPDILEPLAASIDHDGSIMDSASVQLREIRRAKRSLAARIRKKIEEIVRDNAIEIFLQDDFITQRSGRWVIPVRMDSKGMVRGVVHDVSASGETAFMEPLEIIPFVNELENVSAEEKAEEIRILRQLSAWLREDAPALEGCFATLVTLDALNCMARFAERYGLETPNLNGEGALRLVQARHPLLMMLQRQGAIPRVQPLDLEMGDDGRVMVITGPNAGGKTIALKTAGVLTLMALCAIPVPCDGARSTFPLLDTLLVDIGDEQSIEQSLSTFSAHVARIVTILGQAGPRSLVLLDELGAGTEPQQGAAIACGVLRDLQERGATVIATTHLSEIIGFVHRTPGMINAGMEYDAATYTPLYRLISGEPGHSHAVEIARRYGMPERVIAFAREMVGSGGAEFTALLADLHRRRDELEEAQQELDRQKDVLRRKQQEVEARAGAIEAARREASDKAWTEARDLISATRRQMNELLDEYKREKRAETIERLRRSEADLTEQLKPRTSEGLELRPLQEVKAGDAVHIRSLGHDGVVVAVDPRQEKVRVRSGSMEVEVAVGDLAAPGRQGKEKARRPAPGAWKAGQVETVEHGERELKLIGLRVDDALDLLEPFLNHASLNGLLEVRIIHGVGTGRLREAVRDHLARHPLVAEFRPGGPHEGRDGATVVLLRGC from the coding sequence ATGATCACCCCCGAAACCCTGAAGCGGTTGGAATTCGACAAGATTCTGACCGAAATCGCCGCCCAGGCCCACAGCGACGCGACCCGCGAACAGGTGATGGCCACCGCGCCCCTGGACGACCCTGAACAGATCCGGCTTGCGGCGGGACGGATCCATGAGGTCCGCAACCTGCTCAGCCTCGGCATCGCCCTGCGGCTGGCCGACTTTGAGGACATTCGCCCGTTGCTGGAGGCCGTCCGCCCGGCCGGAGCCTTTCTGGCGCCCCAGGATCTGCTGCTGTTCATCCCGGTGTTGAGCGCCTTCGGCGACATCTCGCGCCAGCTCGCCCCGCGGGGCGATTGCCCCCGTCTGGCGTCGCTGGCCCCTCCTTTGCGCCCCTTTCCCGACATCCTGGAGCCGTTGGCGGCTTCCATCGACCACGACGGCAGCATCATGGACAGCGCCTCGGTGCAGCTCCGGGAGATCCGCCGGGCCAAACGCTCCCTGGCGGCCCGCATCCGCAAGAAGATCGAGGAGATCGTCCGGGACAACGCCATCGAGATCTTCCTCCAGGACGACTTCATCACCCAGCGTTCGGGGCGGTGGGTGATACCGGTACGCATGGACTCCAAGGGGATGGTGCGCGGCGTGGTGCACGACGTCTCGGCCTCGGGCGAGACCGCCTTCATGGAGCCGCTGGAGATCATCCCCTTTGTCAACGAACTGGAAAACGTGAGCGCCGAGGAAAAGGCCGAGGAGATCCGCATCCTGCGGCAGCTCTCGGCATGGCTCCGGGAGGATGCCCCGGCCCTGGAGGGGTGCTTCGCCACCCTGGTGACCCTGGACGCGCTCAACTGCATGGCCCGCTTTGCCGAGCGCTACGGCCTGGAAACGCCCAATCTGAACGGCGAGGGGGCCTTGCGCCTGGTCCAGGCCCGCCACCCGTTGCTCATGATGCTCCAGCGTCAGGGGGCCATCCCCCGGGTGCAGCCGCTGGACCTGGAGATGGGTGACGACGGGCGGGTCATGGTCATCACCGGCCCCAACGCCGGCGGCAAGACCATTGCTTTAAAGACCGCCGGGGTCCTGACCCTGATGGCCCTCTGCGCCATACCGGTGCCGTGCGACGGCGCCCGCTCCACCTTTCCGCTGCTGGATACCCTGCTGGTGGACATCGGTGACGAGCAATCCATCGAACAGAGCCTGTCCACCTTTTCGGCCCACGTGGCCCGTATCGTCACCATCCTGGGGCAGGCCGGCCCACGCTCCCTGGTGCTGCTGGACGAACTGGGGGCCGGCACCGAGCCGCAACAGGGGGCGGCCATCGCCTGCGGCGTGCTGCGGGACTTGCAGGAACGGGGCGCCACGGTGATCGCCACCACCCACCTTTCGGAGATCATCGGGTTCGTCCACCGTACCCCGGGCATGATCAACGCCGGCATGGAGTACGACGCCGCGACCTACACCCCGCTCTACCGCCTGATCAGCGGCGAGCCGGGGCATTCCCACGCCGTGGAGATCGCCCGGCGCTACGGCATGCCCGAACGGGTGATCGCCTTTGCCCGGGAGATGGTGGGCAGCGGGGGGGCGGAGTTCACGGCGCTCCTGGCCGACCTGCACCGCAGGCGGGATGAACTGGAGGAGGCGCAGCAGGAGCTTGACCGGCAGAAGGACGTGCTGCGCCGAAAGCAGCAGGAGGTGGAGGCGCGCGCCGGCGCCATCGAGGCGGCGCGGCGGGAGGCCTCCGACAAGGCCTGGACCGAGGCCCGGGACCTGATTTCCGCGACCCGGCGGCAGATGAACGAACTGCTGGACGAGTACAAGCGGGAGAAACGCGCCGAGACCATCGAACGGCTGCGCCGGAGCGAGGCGGACCTGACCGAACAGCTCAAGCCCCGCACCTCCGAAGGGCTTGAGCTGCGCCCCCTGCAGGAGGTCAAGGCGGGGGATGCGGTGCATATCCGCTCCCTGGGGCACGACGGCGTCGTGGTTGCCGTGGACCCCCGGCAGGAGAAGGTGCGGGTCAGGAGCGGCAGCATGGAGGTGGAGGTGGCCGTCGGCGACCTGGCGGCCCCCGGCAGGCAGGGGAAAGAGAAGGCGCGGCGTCCGGCCCCGGGTGCCTGGAAAGCCGGGCAGGTGGAGACGGTGGAACACGGGGAGCGGGAGTTGAAGCTGATCGGCCTGCGGGTTGACGATGCCCTGGACCTGCTGGAGCCGTTCCTCAACCATGCCTCCCTGAACGGCCTCTTGGAGGTCCGGATCATCCACGGCGTCGGCACGGGACGGCTGCGCGAAGCCGTGCGCGACCATCTGGCCCGCCATCCGCTGGTGGCGGAGTTCCGTCCCGGCGGCCCCCATGAGGGGAGAGACGGCGCCACGGTGGTACTTTTACGAGGTTGTTGA
- a CDS encoding 1-acyl-sn-glycerol-3-phosphate acyltransferase encodes MNVSFLRRSWVTFSCWVVGSYASALNRFISKGADRIPDSGGVLFTSNHISAYDTIFLPWAIVRHHPLQMVWAPAKEELFRKFFPRLLYSSWGAFPVRRGRDVKANRIINQLLADQKVMLFPEGTRHKDGRLGKGNRGVGKIIYDTRPTVIPTALIGLNHWKFPGFGQPAAVVFGAPLDCSDLYTLEDTRETHQLIVERVMDAIAELLKKEGAYAGEA; translated from the coding sequence ATGAACGTATCGTTTCTGCGGCGTAGTTGGGTGACGTTTTCCTGCTGGGTGGTCGGTTCCTATGCCTCGGCATTGAACCGCTTCATCTCCAAAGGGGCCGACCGGATACCGGACAGTGGGGGGGTGCTCTTTACCTCCAACCACATTTCCGCCTACGATACGATCTTTCTCCCCTGGGCCATTGTCCGGCACCATCCCCTGCAGATGGTGTGGGCTCCGGCCAAGGAAGAGCTGTTCCGGAAATTCTTCCCGCGCCTTTTGTACTCCTCGTGGGGGGCCTTCCCGGTCAGGCGGGGACGCGACGTCAAGGCCAACCGGATCATCAACCAGCTCCTGGCGGACCAGAAGGTCATGCTCTTTCCCGAGGGAACGCGCCACAAGGACGGGCGCCTGGGGAAAGGCAACCGGGGGGTCGGCAAGATCATCTACGACACCCGCCCCACGGTCATCCCGACGGCGCTGATCGGCCTTAACCACTGGAAATTCCCGGGATTCGGCCAGCCCGCCGCCGTTGTCTTCGGCGCCCCCCTCGACTGCAGCGACCTGTATACCCTGGAAGACACGCGTGAAACCCACCAACTGATCGTCGAGCGCGTCATGGACGCCATCGCTGAGCTGCTGAAGAAAGAGGGGGCTTATGCCGGCGAAGCGTGA